The following proteins are encoded in a genomic region of Opitutus sp.:
- a CDS encoding carbon starvation protein A produces the protein MPSWLSFLGWLLVALTGAGTLAHLAFLHGERVNAVWMVVASLCVFTLAYRFHSAWLMAKVLTLDDLRATPAKTHADGRDFVATNRWVVFGHHFAAIAGPGPLVGPVLAAQFGYLPGMLWILVGATLGGAVHDSVILFCSIRRGGKSLGRMVRDEVGSFAGNVALVSIVAIMVVLLAVLALVVVKALAESPWGLFTILASIPIAMVMGVAIQYGRVSVGWASVFGVIGLMGSVVGGHWIEGSAWAAPLTLDGTSLAWAIMGYGLLASVLPVWLLLAPRDYLSAFLKIGAVGVLAVAIVILAPTLEMPALTRFIDGSGPVFAGPVFPFIFITIACAAVSGFHALIASGTTPKLVTSERDIRVIGYGAMVTEMLVGIMALIAACAMPPGEYFAINMKGLPADVTHAVTALGFPVTETQMADLATSVGEKNMVGRTGGAPTFAVGMAQMFSGVLGSGMAVSIWYHFAIMFEALFILTTIDAGTRVGRFLVQDLLGSLWKPLGRTESTGAAWLASVLFVGAWGYFLYQGIVDPLGGINSLWPIFGVANQLLAVIAFALGTTVLLKMGRVRYIWVTVAPLAFLLVVTLSAGWMKIFSANPKLGFLSAADSYRRLIAGGGTATQMDAWKHQLLNNQINAAVVAIFMILVLLVVGACARVWWRLLAGRSVPALTEAPYVTAAAK, from the coding sequence ATGCCCTCGTGGCTGTCGTTCCTCGGCTGGCTACTGGTCGCCCTCACCGGCGCAGGCACGCTCGCCCACCTCGCCTTCTTGCACGGCGAGCGGGTCAACGCCGTCTGGATGGTCGTCGCCTCGCTGTGCGTGTTCACCCTGGCTTACCGGTTTCACTCGGCCTGGCTGATGGCCAAGGTGCTCACGCTCGATGACCTGCGGGCAACTCCCGCGAAGACTCACGCCGATGGCAGGGATTTCGTGGCGACCAACCGCTGGGTGGTGTTCGGCCACCATTTCGCGGCGATCGCCGGGCCCGGCCCGCTGGTCGGCCCTGTGCTGGCGGCCCAATTCGGCTATTTACCCGGCATGCTGTGGATCCTGGTCGGCGCGACCCTGGGCGGCGCGGTGCATGACAGCGTGATTTTATTCTGTTCGATCCGGCGCGGCGGCAAATCGCTTGGGCGCATGGTGCGCGACGAGGTGGGTTCGTTCGCCGGCAATGTCGCCTTGGTGAGCATCGTCGCCATCATGGTTGTCCTGCTGGCGGTGCTGGCGCTGGTGGTCGTTAAGGCGCTGGCGGAAAGCCCGTGGGGCTTATTTACGATTCTCGCCTCGATCCCAATCGCGATGGTCATGGGCGTGGCCATCCAGTACGGCCGCGTTTCGGTGGGTTGGGCGAGTGTGTTCGGGGTCATCGGCTTAATGGGGTCGGTCGTCGGCGGTCACTGGATCGAGGGTTCGGCCTGGGCCGCGCCACTCACCCTCGACGGCACGTCCCTGGCTTGGGCGATCATGGGCTACGGGCTGCTCGCCTCGGTGCTGCCGGTGTGGCTGCTGTTGGCACCGCGCGATTACCTCAGCGCGTTTTTGAAAATTGGCGCGGTCGGGGTGTTGGCGGTGGCGATCGTGATCCTTGCGCCGACTTTGGAAATGCCCGCGCTAACCCGGTTCATCGACGGATCGGGGCCGGTGTTCGCCGGGCCGGTATTTCCCTTTATTTTTATCACCATCGCCTGCGCGGCGGTTTCGGGCTTTCACGCCCTGATCGCTTCGGGAACCACGCCCAAACTGGTGACCAGCGAGCGCGACATCCGGGTGATCGGCTACGGCGCGATGGTCACCGAAATGCTCGTCGGCATCATGGCGCTGATCGCCGCCTGTGCGATGCCTCCGGGTGAGTATTTTGCCATCAACATGAAGGGCCTGCCAGCCGACGTGACCCACGCGGTTACCGCCCTGGGTTTTCCTGTGACCGAGACGCAAATGGCCGATCTGGCCACGTCGGTGGGCGAGAAAAACATGGTCGGCCGCACCGGCGGGGCGCCGACCTTTGCTGTGGGCATGGCGCAGATGTTTTCCGGAGTGCTCGGCAGCGGCATGGCGGTGTCGATCTGGTATCATTTTGCTATCATGTTCGAGGCTCTGTTCATCCTGACCACGATCGACGCCGGCACGCGGGTCGGCCGCTTCCTCGTCCAGGATTTGCTCGGTAGCCTGTGGAAACCGCTCGGGCGCACCGAGTCCACCGGCGCCGCGTGGCTGGCGAGCGTACTGTTCGTCGGCGCATGGGGATACTTTTTATACCAAGGCATCGTCGATCCGCTCGGCGGGATCAATTCGCTCTGGCCGATCTTCGGGGTGGCTAACCAGCTGCTGGCGGTGATCGCCTTCGCGCTCGGCACCACCGTGCTGTTAAAAATGGGTCGCGTGAGGTACATCTGGGTAACGGTGGCCCCGCTCGCTTTCCTGCTGGTGGTGACGCTCTCGGCCGGGTGGATGAAAATCTTCAGCGCCAACCCGAAGCTGGGCTTCTTGAGTGCGGCCGATTCCTACCGGCGCCTGATCGCCGGCGGCGGCACGGCCACGCAAATGGACGCTTGGAAGCACCAGTTATTGAACAACCAAATCAACGCGGCGGTGGTGGCGATTTTCATGATTCTGGTACTGCTGGTGGTCGGAGCTTGCGCGCGGGTGTGGTGGCGGCTGCTGGCGGGACGCAGCGTGCCGGCGCTCACCGAAGCGCCCTACGTGACGGCGGCGGCGAAGTGA
- a CDS encoding sugar phosphate isomerase/epimerase, translating to MLREIADLGFTHAELSHGIRIVLLPGVIRAVEEGVIKISSTHNFCPLPTGITQAAPNLFEPSVSDRREHEQWLRHTKRSIDFAQQVKSRVLVLHLGSVKFFWFNPAHKLKNFVRDNPTASVPDDRHYQYVLAKSCARLRSKMGPFWQQVQRSIEGIRTYALERGIKLGFENREKFEELPLDDDFGALLAGLSTPHSAGYWHDTGHADIKQSMGMLEQRTHLEKNAAQLLGFHLHDVTADGKDHQPIGAGRIDFNMISGFWRPEHLLTLELSPRVQAADVVSSKAKIEALIAARFGA from the coding sequence ATGCTGCGCGAGATAGCGGATCTGGGGTTCACCCATGCCGAACTAAGCCATGGCATTCGCATCGTTTTGTTGCCAGGGGTGATTCGTGCGGTCGAGGAGGGCGTCATCAAAATCAGCTCCACGCACAATTTTTGTCCCTTACCGACGGGGATCACGCAGGCGGCCCCCAATCTGTTTGAGCCCTCCGTGAGCGATCGCCGCGAGCATGAGCAGTGGTTACGCCACACCAAGCGCTCCATTGATTTCGCCCAACAGGTGAAATCCCGTGTGCTCGTTCTGCACCTGGGGAGCGTGAAGTTTTTCTGGTTCAATCCGGCGCACAAACTCAAGAACTTCGTCCGCGACAATCCGACTGCCTCGGTTCCCGACGACAGGCATTACCAGTACGTTTTGGCCAAGTCATGCGCGCGGTTGCGTTCGAAAATGGGGCCCTTTTGGCAACAGGTTCAACGGAGCATTGAGGGGATTCGCACCTACGCTCTGGAGCGCGGCATCAAGCTCGGGTTTGAGAATCGTGAAAAGTTTGAAGAGTTACCCCTCGATGACGATTTCGGCGCATTGCTTGCCGGGTTGTCTACGCCGCACTCAGCAGGCTACTGGCACGACACCGGCCACGCTGACATCAAACAAAGCATGGGCATGCTCGAGCAGCGTACCCACTTGGAGAAAAACGCGGCGCAACTCCTCGGCTTCCACCTGCACGATGTCACCGCCGACGGTAAGGACCATCAACCGATCGGGGCGGGTCGTATCGACTTTAACATGATCAGTGGTTTTTGGCGTCCCGAGCACCTCCTTACCTTGGAGCTGAGTCCGCGCGTTCAGGCCGCGGATGTTGTCTCCTCCAAGGCCAAGATCGAGGCGTTGATCGCGGCGCGTTTCGGCGCCTGA
- the rpsU gene encoding 30S ribosomal protein S21 gives MPIEIKIRKNEPVDRALRRLKKKLERENIIKDVRAKRYNEKPTERRRRKVKVMAFTQMLRDRHSK, from the coding sequence ATGCCAATCGAAATCAAGATCCGCAAAAACGAGCCGGTTGACCGCGCCCTGCGCCGTCTGAAAAAGAAGCTCGAGCGCGAAAACATCATCAAAGATGTCCGTGCTAAGCGCTATAACGAAAAGCCCACCGAGCGCCGTCGTCGCAAGGTGAAGGTCATGGCCTTCACCCAGATGCTGCGCGACCGCCATTCCAAGTAA
- a CDS encoding ribonuclease HIII, protein MFKKPDADSDQPKKLSSYTIKLDDTQMERLRAICEARHWTAFPVAYTRFAYKAEALKLNLTAYTSGKLVLAGKGTEDFVRDVLEPEVTQAPKLGYDEVLNPDWFEAHAGLDESGKGDFFGPVIAATVIGQKSMIEAWRKAGAQDSKKMTEGKILELDHLIRTTPGVAVKVCFCGMPKYNELMARPRANLNLLLAWLHGTALSQALAEKPVKWGLLDQFTEQPLVQRELVKKKVENFELRMRTKAESDPVVAAASIVARAEFVRQMNQLSKHVGFKLQKGAGPLVKKQALDIINQLGVHALKDVAKLHFRTAYEVVKDAGKLDELPLPEPKERFGFGRE, encoded by the coding sequence ATGTTCAAAAAGCCGGACGCCGACTCCGACCAACCCAAGAAGCTTAGCAGTTACACGATCAAACTGGATGACACCCAGATGGAGCGGTTGCGGGCGATTTGCGAGGCGCGCCACTGGACCGCTTTCCCGGTCGCTTACACCCGCTTTGCCTACAAGGCCGAGGCCCTTAAGCTCAACCTCACCGCATACACCAGCGGCAAGCTCGTCCTCGCCGGCAAGGGCACCGAGGACTTCGTGCGCGATGTGCTCGAACCCGAGGTGACCCAGGCGCCCAAACTCGGCTACGACGAGGTGCTCAATCCCGATTGGTTCGAGGCCCACGCCGGCCTTGATGAAAGCGGCAAGGGGGACTTTTTCGGCCCGGTGATTGCCGCCACCGTGATTGGTCAGAAGTCGATGATCGAGGCCTGGCGCAAGGCCGGCGCGCAGGACTCTAAAAAAATGACCGAGGGTAAGATTCTGGAGCTCGACCACCTCATTCGCACCACGCCTGGTGTCGCGGTGAAGGTCTGTTTTTGCGGCATGCCCAAGTACAACGAGCTGATGGCCCGCCCCCGTGCCAATCTCAACTTGCTGCTGGCTTGGCTGCACGGCACCGCGCTCTCGCAGGCGTTGGCCGAAAAACCCGTCAAGTGGGGCCTGCTCGACCAGTTCACCGAACAGCCGCTGGTGCAGCGCGAGTTGGTCAAAAAGAAGGTGGAAAACTTCGAGTTGCGCATGCGCACCAAGGCCGAGTCCGACCCGGTGGTCGCCGCCGCCTCGATCGTGGCCCGCGCCGAGTTTGTCCGCCAAATGAACCAGCTGTCCAAGCACGTCGGTTTTAAACTCCAAAAGGGCGCTGGCCCGCTGGTGAAAAAGCAGGCCCTCGACATCATCAACCAGCTCGGCGTCCATGCTCTCAAGGACGTGGCCAAACTCCATTTCCGCACGGCCTACGAGGTGGTCAAGGATGCCGGTAAACTCGACGAACTCCCGCTGCCTGAACCGAAGGAACGCTTCGGTTTCGGTCGCGAATAA
- a CDS encoding A/G-specific adenine glycosylase, whose product MAALATKSGQRTKRIFAGLARGFAPSESFPVPDSLIPQTTEFQRELLGWYRHHRRSLPWRDAPSLYKTVVSEFMLQQTQVKTVLPYLARWLEIFPDFAALAAASEDQVVKNWEGLGYYTRARNLHKLARALVARPSPPRTREAWLELPGIGPYTSAAITSISFGAPAAVVDGNVVRILTRLTADGTAFRDSAAASKALAPLADALLNRAEPGDHNQAMMELGATVCHRRTPLCTVCPVRPYCAANRRGEPELYPRLAPKLIEHLAVTRLWCRHQGKLLLHRTAGDARRLANLHELPALEHAGLGEFFFAGATPIATKKRGITRFAITENIYAVPAAKLPLGTLERTGLVWVTMEELATITLSGPHRRWVSELLATAP is encoded by the coding sequence ATGGCAGCATTGGCCACCAAAAGCGGCCAAAGGACAAAAAGAATCTTCGCTGGCTTAGCGCGGGGTTTTGCTCCTTCTGAAAGCTTTCCCGTGCCCGACTCCCTGATACCGCAAACCACCGAATTTCAACGCGAGCTGCTCGGCTGGTATCGCCACCACCGGCGCTCCTTGCCGTGGCGGGACGCGCCCTCGCTCTACAAAACCGTGGTCAGCGAGTTCATGTTGCAGCAAACGCAGGTGAAAACCGTGCTGCCGTACCTCGCGCGGTGGCTGGAAATTTTCCCCGACTTCGCCGCGCTGGCCGCAGCGAGCGAGGATCAGGTGGTGAAAAATTGGGAAGGCCTCGGTTACTACACCCGCGCGCGCAATCTCCACAAACTGGCGCGCGCCTTGGTCGCCCGCCCCTCTCCGCCCCGCACCCGCGAAGCCTGGCTGGAGCTGCCGGGCATCGGCCCGTACACCTCGGCGGCCATCACCAGCATCAGCTTCGGCGCGCCGGCGGCGGTGGTCGACGGCAACGTGGTGCGTATCCTCACGCGCCTTACCGCCGACGGCACCGCGTTTCGCGACAGCGCGGCGGCCTCGAAGGCGCTCGCCCCGCTGGCCGACGCCTTGCTCAACCGCGCCGAGCCCGGCGACCACAACCAGGCGATGATGGAACTCGGGGCCACCGTGTGCCACCGCCGCACCCCGCTGTGCACGGTGTGTCCGGTGCGCCCGTATTGCGCCGCCAACCGGCGCGGAGAGCCGGAGCTTTACCCGCGACTCGCGCCAAAGCTGATAGAACACCTTGCGGTGACGCGGTTGTGGTGCCGCCACCAAGGTAAACTCCTGTTGCACCGCACCGCAGGCGACGCCCGTCGCTTGGCCAATCTGCACGAGTTACCCGCGCTCGAACACGCCGGGCTGGGTGAGTTTTTTTTCGCTGGCGCCACGCCGATCGCCACGAAAAAACGCGGCATCACCCGCTTCGCCATCACTGAGAATATCTACGCGGTTCCGGCGGCCAAACTGCCGCTCGGCACGTTGGAAAGAACAGGGTTGGTGTGGGTGACGATGGAGGAACTGGCAACGATAACGCTCTCGGGTCCGCACCGCCGCTGGGTCTCGGAACTGTTGGCCACAGCGCCGTAG
- a CDS encoding LON peptidase substrate-binding domain-containing protein, which yields MEIVIPEELPLMTLPRIAFFPQAMLPLHIFEPRYREMLRDVLATNRLFAVAGLDSGKSGVFEPPHRIATLGIIRACQESKDGTANLLLQGLSRVEIHEIVRNEPYRAVRIRALDSDPGAMFEENIKLRARLSRLIATRLRLSGEPTNQLTRFEKTVEDPATFVDLAAFNFCENVRLKQKLLETLSVHRRLELLSEEIRANIDLIKLRLKLQGGLADDGIANN from the coding sequence ATGGAAATCGTAATCCCCGAGGAACTCCCGCTGATGACGCTCCCGCGCATCGCGTTTTTTCCCCAAGCGATGCTCCCTCTCCACATTTTCGAGCCGCGCTACAGGGAAATGCTCCGCGATGTGCTGGCCACCAATCGGCTCTTCGCGGTTGCAGGCCTCGATTCGGGAAAATCCGGTGTGTTTGAACCCCCGCACCGCATCGCCACTCTCGGCATAATACGGGCCTGCCAGGAAAGCAAAGACGGCACCGCCAACTTGCTTTTGCAGGGCCTGAGCCGGGTTGAAATCCATGAGATCGTGCGCAACGAGCCGTATCGCGCCGTGCGTATCCGTGCTTTGGATAGTGATCCCGGCGCCATGTTCGAAGAGAACATCAAATTGCGTGCGCGCCTCTCGCGCCTGATCGCCACCCGCCTTCGCCTGAGCGGTGAACCGACCAACCAACTCACCCGTTTCGAAAAGACCGTAGAAGACCCTGCGACATTCGTCGACTTAGCGGCCTTCAACTTCTGTGAAAACGTGCGCTTGAAACAAAAGCTGCTCGAAACGCTCAGCGTCCACCGCCGACTTGAGTTACTCAGTGAAGAGATCCGGGCCAACATCGACCTGATCAAACTGCGGCTAAAACTTCAGGGCGGCCTGGCCGACGACGGCATAGCGAACAACTGA
- a CDS encoding DUF4338 domain-containing protein — MQVQVLDSPELNARAQGLLEEHHYLGAVRPVGERLLYAVSDAQGTWVAVLVFAAAALHLRGREAWIGWSGEQRRRRLALVVNNVRFLLLPKPAVSHLGSAVLSRVLGRLSADWQARYQHPVLVVETFVDPERFTGSVYKASGWTELGQTKGNTRKSRDYYEHHAKPKRLFVRELEPRARRALQAGQIKPSLAAVEAKVPVRSTLKVPDLISLAEAFRQVPEYRAYIGAYPLHALLAITAAAYLAGAPRGQRDLAAFARRLSSSQRQALGVIRRRGKYGAPSQPTFSRLFARVQAARIEEVLLAHQRQVRGEPPRQRDRGHRRQSPQAQRRTKRRDRSDLAEPVLSGQRGHRRKKQRDPRRPRPVREADLVDKLVRLDALHTQADTARAIVLEHGGDYLFTVKGNQPGLQKIVAAQVPDPGAPFWTR; from the coding sequence TTGCAGGTGCAGGTGCTAGACAGCCCCGAGTTAAACGCCCGAGCGCAGGGGCTGCTTGAGGAGCATCACTATCTGGGCGCAGTAAGGCCGGTGGGCGAGCGGCTGCTGTACGCGGTGAGCGATGCGCAGGGCACCTGGGTGGCGGTGCTGGTGTTTGCTGCGGCGGCGTTGCACCTGCGAGGGAGGGAGGCGTGGATTGGCTGGAGCGGCGAACAACGTCGACGCCGACTGGCGCTGGTGGTCAACAACGTGCGTTTTCTGCTGCTGCCCAAGCCGGCGGTGTCCCACTTGGGCTCGGCGGTATTGAGCCGGGTGCTCGGCCGGCTCAGCGCCGACTGGCAAGCGCGTTACCAGCATCCCGTGCTTGTGGTCGAAACCTTCGTCGACCCCGAGCGTTTTACGGGAAGTGTATACAAGGCATCCGGGTGGACCGAGTTGGGCCAGACCAAGGGCAACACGCGTAAGTCGCGCGATTACTACGAGCACCACGCCAAGCCCAAGCGGCTGTTTGTGCGCGAGCTGGAGCCCCGGGCCCGGCGAGCTCTTCAGGCAGGGCAAATCAAACCCTCGCTAGCTGCGGTGGAGGCGAAAGTTCCGGTGCGAAGTACCCTGAAGGTCCCCGATTTAATCAGCCTGGCGGAGGCCTTCCGGCAAGTGCCTGAATACCGCGCCTACATCGGGGCCTATCCCTTGCACGCGCTGCTGGCGATCACGGCGGCGGCCTATCTGGCCGGAGCGCCACGCGGCCAACGTGACCTGGCCGCCTTCGCCCGCCGACTCTCCTCCAGCCAACGCCAAGCCCTCGGGGTGATCCGCCGCCGCGGCAAATACGGGGCACCCAGCCAGCCCACCTTTAGCCGGCTGTTCGCCCGTGTGCAGGCCGCGCGTATCGAGGAGGTTTTGCTCGCTCACCAACGTCAGGTGCGAGGCGAGCCCCCCCGACAGCGAGATCGTGGTCATCGACGGCAAAGTCCCCAAGCACAGCGGCGGACAAAACGTCGTGACCGCAGTGACCTCGCCGAGCCTGTTCTATCTGGGCAGCGAGGTCATCGCCGAAAAAAGCAACGAGATCCCCGCCGCCCGCGCCCTGTGCGAGAGGCCGATTTGGTCGACAAACTCGTGCGCCTTGACGCCCTGCATACCCAGGCGGACACCGCGCGGGCGATCGTACTGGAGCACGGCGGCGACTACCTGTTCACCGTCAAAGGCAATCAGCCCGGCCTGCAGAAAATCGTAGCCGCGCAAGTGCCCGATCCGGGCGCCCCTTTTTGGACCCGTTAA
- a CDS encoding GTP cyclohydrolase, giving the protein MPKKNPVDSALPHTPEPDFTALIAQLQHAIGSVANPQMIDERPLYGTTLFLATCPLATRFGLFRAYIFQDLIDKHYIIALSHGDILQAKTLHTRIHSSCVTSETLRGCDCDCVQQLEGAFKVIAEKGRGILFYLMQEGRGVGYVGKSRDRMLVQASLDQLSTFEAYAAMGLKKDHRNYESISHICHLLGIKAAFTVLTNNPDKVDALRAQGLEVAGTEALEFEPGPFNLAYLTSKAAGGHILKRPSATKVKRALPPEPVVPFKPYALPEARRFIYSASYFLPMKPVDNDILLTEAQFQTLFKHHAIEHYMSGPRPIVLGYQRIRDQRYLVKISVDHLTAFKKQHPHDPMVDLLTTPYWFRVHVYYDIVTSEDVVVLTHGKPTPADSPVVRIHSESLFNRFPLCTMENRDKLKQSVKHIINYGSGALLLLHNDGRGAGFGAFATDAMMAETHQACSSDDAYRKLGIAYDSRDYDASLVLLKHHIPNDRIQMVMNSPDSLVKKPEYAEALNRHKVEVERWIFLDNETPIHAANAGHSS; this is encoded by the coding sequence ATGCCCAAGAAAAACCCGGTTGATTCCGCCCTGCCCCACACCCCCGAGCCCGATTTCACGGCGCTCATCGCGCAGCTTCAGCATGCAATCGGCAGCGTGGCCAATCCGCAAATGATCGACGAGCGCCCGCTTTACGGGACGACGCTATTTTTGGCCACCTGCCCGCTGGCCACGCGCTTCGGCCTGTTCCGCGCCTACATTTTCCAAGACCTGATCGACAAGCACTACATCATCGCCCTCAGCCACGGCGATATCCTGCAGGCCAAGACGCTCCACACCCGCATCCACTCCTCGTGCGTGACCAGCGAGACGCTGCGCGGCTGCGACTGCGATTGCGTGCAGCAGCTGGAGGGGGCCTTTAAAGTCATCGCCGAAAAGGGCCGTGGCATCCTGTTTTATCTCATGCAGGAAGGACGTGGTGTGGGCTACGTCGGTAAGTCACGCGACCGCATGCTCGTGCAGGCATCGCTCGACCAGCTGTCCACCTTTGAGGCCTATGCGGCAATGGGGCTCAAAAAGGACCATCGCAACTACGAGAGCATTTCCCACATCTGCCACCTTTTAGGGATCAAGGCCGCCTTCACCGTCCTGACCAACAATCCCGATAAAGTCGACGCGCTGCGCGCCCAGGGACTCGAAGTGGCCGGCACCGAGGCGCTGGAATTCGAGCCTGGCCCATTCAACCTGGCTTACCTCACCTCCAAGGCCGCCGGTGGCCACATCCTCAAGCGACCTTCGGCCACCAAGGTCAAACGCGCCCTGCCGCCCGAGCCCGTCGTGCCGTTTAAACCCTACGCACTTCCCGAAGCCCGACGCTTCATCTATTCGGCCAGTTACTTCCTGCCAATGAAACCGGTGGACAACGACATTTTGCTCACCGAGGCGCAGTTCCAAACGCTCTTCAAACACCACGCCATCGAGCACTACATGTCGGGCCCGCGCCCCATCGTGCTCGGTTACCAGCGCATCCGCGACCAGCGTTACCTGGTTAAAATCTCCGTCGACCACCTCACTGCTTTCAAAAAGCAGCACCCCCACGATCCGATGGTCGACCTGCTGACTACGCCCTACTGGTTCCGCGTCCACGTGTATTACGACATCGTCACGAGTGAGGACGTCGTCGTGCTGACCCACGGCAAACCCACCCCCGCCGACAGCCCGGTGGTGCGCATCCACAGCGAGTCGCTCTTCAACCGTTTCCCGCTGTGCACGATGGAGAACCGCGACAAACTCAAGCAGTCGGTTAAACACATCATCAATTATGGCAGCGGCGCGCTTTTACTCCTGCACAACGACGGGCGCGGGGCCGGCTTCGGCGCTTTTGCAACCGACGCGATGATGGCCGAAACCCATCAGGCCTGCTCCTCGGACGACGCCTACCGCAAGCTTGGCATCGCCTACGACAGCCGCGACTACGATGCCTCGCTGGTGCTGCTCAAGCACCACATCCCCAACGATCGGATACAGATGGTGATGAACTCGCCCGACAGCTTGGTCAAAAAACCTGAATACGCCGAGGCGCTCAATCGTCACAAAGTCGAGGTGGAGCGCTGGATTTTCCTCGATAACGAGACGCCGATTCACGCTGCAAACGCAGGCCACAGCTCCTGA
- a CDS encoding amidohydrolase, whose amino-acid sequence MPVIDAHVHLYPPEVNRDPAGWAIARGEPQWSLMCTRVRKASGLPVQGFPSLAELLRDMDKAGVDRAVLLGWYWENNANCVAQNRFYAECVRAHPDRLSAFATVHPAAGADALAEMHRARDAGLIGLGELSSHAQGIGLDDPRWRAVLGLAGEWSWPVNLHVTEPESRTYPGRVETPLVDFIALATAFPQVKFILAHWGGRLWRAGGAWPANVWVDTAAAPLLYAADAGIWSESMATAGAGRVLWGTDYPLVLYPQTSGIETLPGFLAEARARVTSEAQEAVLGGNAARILGVE is encoded by the coding sequence ATGCCGGTGATCGACGCCCATGTGCATTTGTATCCGCCTGAAGTGAACCGCGATCCGGCGGGGTGGGCCATCGCGCGCGGTGAACCGCAGTGGTCGCTGATGTGCACGCGCGTGCGCAAAGCGAGCGGCCTGCCGGTGCAGGGGTTTCCCTCGCTTGCCGAGCTGTTGCGCGATATGGATAAAGCGGGCGTGGACCGCGCCGTCTTACTGGGTTGGTATTGGGAAAACAATGCGAACTGCGTCGCGCAAAACCGGTTTTACGCCGAGTGCGTGCGCGCCCACCCAGACCGCTTGTCGGCGTTCGCTACCGTGCACCCGGCGGCAGGGGCCGATGCATTGGCCGAGATGCACCGCGCGCGGGACGCGGGGCTGATCGGCTTGGGTGAACTCTCGTCGCATGCGCAGGGCATTGGGCTCGATGATCCGCGCTGGCGGGCTGTGCTCGGGTTGGCTGGCGAGTGGAGCTGGCCGGTGAACCTCCACGTGACCGAGCCGGAGTCCCGCACCTACCCGGGGCGTGTGGAGACTCCGCTGGTTGATTTTATCGCCCTGGCGACCGCGTTTCCTCAGGTGAAATTCATTCTAGCTCACTGGGGCGGGCGGCTGTGGCGTGCCGGCGGAGCGTGGCCGGCCAACGTCTGGGTGGATACCGCAGCGGCGCCCTTGCTCTACGCTGCTGATGCCGGAATCTGGTCCGAAAGCATGGCTACGGCTGGTGCCGGGCGAGTGCTTTGGGGGACCGATTACCCCTTGGTTTTATATCCGCAAACGAGCGGAATTGAAACGCTGCCAGGGTTCTTGGCCGAGGCTCGAGCGCGCGTGACGAGCGAGGCGCAGGAAGCGGTTTTAGGCGGCAACGCGGCCCGGATTCTAGGCGTCGAATAG
- a CDS encoding ribonuclease HII, whose product MPVKRRQLRAFDLKQIAGFSQLIGVDEAGRGALAGPVVAGAVMVTPAFLESRWADENVRRINDSKQLSASERDALWMDFDALMAEGAIHATYGVADVAEIEQCNILGATKLAMRRALEGIYPPQAFAASPKEPDLFSTPDEVAAYQPMVSARILVDGLPLKHFPYPHQGLVGGDGRSLCIAMASIIAKVTRDRMLTELDGSFPGYGFAQHKGYGTEEHREAVLRQGRCPQHREMFLRKLLATRVDPGQVDLFAD is encoded by the coding sequence ATGCCAGTAAAACGACGCCAACTCCGCGCTTTCGATCTTAAGCAGATCGCGGGTTTTTCCCAGTTGATCGGGGTGGATGAGGCTGGGCGCGGCGCGCTTGCCGGGCCCGTCGTGGCCGGCGCGGTGATGGTGACCCCGGCGTTTCTGGAGAGCCGTTGGGCGGACGAAAACGTGCGTCGCATCAATGATTCCAAGCAGCTCAGCGCCAGCGAGCGTGACGCGCTCTGGATGGATTTTGATGCCCTGATGGCCGAGGGCGCGATTCATGCCACCTATGGCGTCGCTGACGTGGCCGAGATCGAGCAGTGCAACATCCTTGGCGCCACCAAACTGGCCATGCGCAGGGCGCTGGAGGGCATTTATCCCCCGCAGGCTTTTGCTGCATCGCCCAAGGAGCCCGATCTGTTTTCTACGCCTGACGAGGTCGCCGCTTATCAACCGATGGTTTCGGCGCGCATCCTCGTCGACGGGTTGCCGCTTAAGCATTTCCCGTATCCGCACCAGGGCCTAGTCGGCGGCGATGGGCGCTCGCTGTGTATCGCGATGGCCTCGATCATCGCCAAGGTCACGCGGGACCGGATGCTCACCGAACTGGACGGCAGTTTTCCCGGTTATGGTTTTGCCCAACACAAGGGCTACGGTACCGAGGAGCACCGTGAGGCCGTGCTCCGGCAGGGGCGTTGCCCGCAGCATCGCGAGATGTTCCTGCGCAAACTGCTGGCGACCCGGGTGGACCCGGGTCAGGTCGATTTATTCGCCGATTAA